The proteins below are encoded in one region of Penicillium psychrofluorescens genome assembly, chromosome: 4:
- a CDS encoding uncharacterized protein (ID:PFLUO_006599-T1.cds;~source:funannotate), with amino-acid sequence MYYEKWGFMLIFWNLAGVPLSYCHCTIYLANHDPATYHWNRFFLAFLFIGYLFVYWVWDTTNSQKNRFRQQERGTLVTRNTFPQLPWQTVENPKTITAADGSKILVDGWYGKARKIHYTCDLYFALNWGLITGFSSPFPWFYPVFFACMISHRALRDIQRCRTKYGEAWLEYEKQVPYLFVPYVF; translated from the exons ATGTACTACGAGAAATGGGGCTTCATGCTGATCTTCTGGAACCTGGCTGGCGTGCCCCTGAGCTACTGCCACTGCACCATCTACCTGGCCAACCATGACCCAGCCACTTACCACTGGAACCGCTTCTTCCTTGCCTTCCTCTTTATCGGATACCTGTTCGTGTACTGGGTCTGGGACACGACCAACAGTCAGAAGAACCGCTTCCGCCAACAGGAGCGCGGCACCTTGGTGACCCGCAACACGTTCCCACAGCTCCCTTGGCAGACCGTCGAGAACCCCAAGACCATCACCGCGGCCGATGGCTCCAAGATCCTCGTGGATGGCTGGTACGGCAAGGCCCGCAAGATCCACTACACCTGCGATCTCTACTTCGCCTTGAACTGGGGCCTGATCACCGGTTTCTCGAGCCCGTTCCCCTGGTTCTACCcggtcttctttgcctgcaTGATCAGCCATCGCGCCCTGCGTGACATCCAGCGGTGTCGGACCAAGTACGGTGAGGCTTGGCTCGAGTATGAGAAGCAGGTGCCTTACCTCTTCGTTCCC TATGTCTTCTAA
- a CDS encoding uncharacterized protein (ID:PFLUO_006600-T1.cds;~source:funannotate) has product MDRPGFIETPGRRTRASEASESDTPASRSKSATRRRTSGRVKTEEEEDTPKSATNGKAAASKSKSKSSNTKARRIVDGWEEGLDPKIDYSGHFEFGGSLGVLSMMIGFPMLMYYMWIGATYYNGKFPRPAEGQSYSEFFVHLGQLVYTGAFPSLKAWTIYWVFFVFEGACYVLLPGVSMMGRPLPYMGGKQLPYYCSAVWSFYTSIALALGLHFTGLFKLYTIIDEFGPLLSVAILSGYLVSFAAYFSALYRGAQHRMTGYPIYDFFMGAELNPRMFEILDFKMFFEVRLPWYILLFLSMGAAARQWEIYGYVSGEVMFLVMAHFLYANACSKGEECIVSTW; this is encoded by the coding sequence ATGGATCGCCCCGGGTTCATTGAGACGCCTGGCCGCCGCACTCGTGCCTCCGAGGCCAGCGAGTCCGATACTCCAGCTAGCCGATCCAAGTCGGCCACGCGCCGTCGCACGTCCGGCAGAGTCAagactgaggaggaggaggataCCCCGAAGAGCGCGACCAATGGCAAGGCCGCTGCctccaagtccaagtccaagtcgTCAAATACCAAGGCCCGTCGCATTGTGGACGGCTGGGAGGAAGGACTCGACCCCAAGATCGACTACAGTGGTCACTTCGAGTTCGGTGGTTCTCTCGGCGTGCTATCCATGATGATTGGGTTCCCCATGCTCATGTACTACATGTGGATTGGCGCGACCTACTACAATGGCAAGTTCCCTCGTCCCGCTGAGGGCCAGAGCTACTCCGAGTTTTTCGTGCACCTGGGTCAGTTGGTATACACGGGTGCGTTCCCGTCGCTTAAGGCGTGGACCATCTATTGGgttttctttgtcttcgaGGGTGCTTGCTACGTTCTTCTTCCCGGTGTCTCAATGATGGGACGGCCACTGCCGTACATGGGCGGCAAGCAGCTGCCGTACTACTGCTCGGCCGTGTGGTCTTTCTACACGAGCATTGCGCTGGCATTGGGTCTGCACTTCACGGGTCTCTTCAAGCTCTacaccatcatcgacgaATTTGGGCCTCTGCTTAGTGTCGCGATCCTGTCGGGATACCTGGTCTCTTTCGCCGCCTACTTCTCGGCCCTGTACCGCGGCGCGCAGCACCGCATGACTGGCTACCCCATCTATGACTTCTTCATGGGCGCCGAGCTCAACCCGCGCATGTTCGAGATCCTCGATTTCAAAATGTTCTTCGAGGTGCGCCTCCCCTGGTACATTCTCCTGTTCCTGTCTATGGGTGCCGCCGCTCGCCAGTGGGAGATCTATGGCTATGTGTCCGGCGAGGTCATGTTCCTCGTCATGGCGCATTTCCTCTATGCCAACGCCTGCTCGAAAGGCGAGGAGTGTATTGTATCTACCTGGTGA
- a CDS encoding uncharacterized protein (ID:PFLUO_006601-T1.cds;~source:funannotate), translating into MSSNAGQNPVSSKAVNISNASVSSAQFHSIPSTDSGSQRRSGGSGSIGSGLFSRNSPAARNNQALRSQHKRQRKPRLLDDDEYSESAVMKSSTSRKGQTSITHLMNFSLPPRPQYQPQPRRRYTSRGDVVDKARYVHANYRFIVTPNRNYHAQAANADVHLDWDSVLQVLVSAQTQAAGCPICLSTPVAPRMARCGHIFCLSCLIRYMHSSDDENSAPEKKARWKKCPICWDMVYISETRPVRWFRGQEGDLPSEGGDVVLRLVKREPGSTLALPHESAETFGSEEDIPWYHIAEVADYSRMMKGGEDYMTSQYDTEIEDLRRQEVEDELLFGDENTWTRKAINAIAEAKDKLKGIGNPPDVLRQTSANRPAKAVKPPIDTSVSTSSTSTESIHPVVEAISTPATSVEADHLSEAMSKVQVDSNLSSGLSPGPNSRSKPKGRGKDKEPQASHPLDQPYYFYQALPHFYLSPLDIRILKAAFGEYSLFPTTILPRVERISSGHIIDDELRKRVKYLGHLPHGCEVSFLECDWRDVVVPEVLDRFRSETERRRKRNREKEAREEKDRIRAEKEEDDKRWAAARRKRPSIGGEPGEVPFSAHDFQPLLADPPLFDAGASSASPPRATSHFGALASPSTSPPGPSSRTVWGTTAVAASTSPIVEAQLPNDGWRQGWEDELLAQQESEVLAQSAVENHQPSGAASSGGGGGGKKKKKNKITLMSTTSHRGA; encoded by the coding sequence ATGTCGTCCAATGCAGGACAGAACCCGGTCTCGTCGAAAGCGGTAAACATCTCGAACGCTTCAGTCTCGTCTGCGCAATTCCACTCCATACCTTCGACCGATAGCGGCTCGCAACGACGTTCCGGTGGTTCTGGGAGCATTGGTTCGGGGCTATTCTCTCGCAActcgccagcggcgaggaaCAATCAAGCTCTGAGGAGTCAACACAAACGACAACGGAAGCCGCGATTGTTGGATGACGACGAGTATAGCGAATCGGCAGTCATGAAATCGTCCACCAGCCGCAAGGGACAGACGTCCATTACCCATTTGATGAACTTTTCCCTCCCGCCTCGTCCACAGTATCAACCGCAGCCTCGTCGGCGCTATACATCAAGGGGAGATGTGGTTGACAAGGCTCGCTATGTTCACGCCAACTATCGATTCATTGTGACACCAAACCGGAATTACCATGCCCAGGCCGCCAACGCCGATGTCCATTTGGATTGGGATTCTGTTCTTCAGGTGTTGGTGTCTGCTCAAACCCAAGCCGCCGGCTGCCCGATCTGTCTATCAACACCGGTGGCGCCACGCATGGCTCGCTGTGGTCATATATTTTGTTTGTCATGTCTCATTCGGTATATGCACTCGTCTGATGACGAAAATTCCGCGCCGGAAAAGAAGGCCCGATGGAAAAAGTGTCCCATTTGTTGGGATATGGTTTATATCTCGGAAACGCGGCCAGTTCGATGGTTCCGCGGCCAGGAGGGTGATCTTCCATCCGAAGGTGGAGATGTGGTGCTGCGATTGGTGAAACGAGAGCCTGGAAGTACCCTTGCATTGCCTCATGAGAGTGCCGAAACTTTTGgctccgaagaagatattCCGTGGTACCATATTGCAGAGGTTGCCGACTACTCTCGGATGATGAAAGGCGGCGAAGACTATATGACATCTCAATACGATACAGAGATCGaagatcttcgccgacaagaAGTTGAAGACGAACTTTTGTTCGGGGATGAGAACACCTGGACCAGAAAGGCGATCAATGCCATCGCAGAGGCGAAAGACAAGCTGAAGGGAATCGGCAACCCCCCCGACGTTTTACGGCAAACGTCAGCCAACCGACCAGCGAAGGCTGTGAAACCCCCCATCGACACATCCGTCAGTACctcttctacttctacaGAATCGATACATCCTGTGGTCGAAGCTATATCCACCCCTGCAACATCAGTTGAAGCAGATCATCTCTCCGAAGCTATGAGCAAGGTTCAAGTGGACTCAAATTTGAGTTCCGGGTTGAGTCCTGGTCCCAATTCCCGGTCTAAACCCAAGGGTCGCGGCAAAGACAAAGAGCCGCAGGCTTCACACCCGTTGGATCAGCCTTACTACTTTTACCAAGCCTTGCCTCACTTCTATCTCTCGCCCCTTGACATCCGCATCCTCAAGGCTGCATTCGGTGAATATTCTCTGTTCCCTACGACCATCCTTCCTCGGGTAGAACGCATATCTAGTGGTCATATCATTGACGATGAGCTTCGCAAACGAGTCAAATACCTGGGGCACCTCCCACACGGATGCGAGGTGAGCTTTCTTGAATGTGACTGGAGGGATGTGGTCGTTCCCGAGGTTCTGGATCGTTTCCGCTCCGAAACCGAACGGAGACGAAAGCGCAACCGGGAGAAAGAGGCTCGCGAGGAGAAAGACCGCATTCGAGcggagaaagaagaggatgatAAGCGATGGGCGGCCGCGCGACGCAAGAGGCCCAGCATTGGAGGGGAACCGGGCGAAGTGCCCTTTTCCGCCCATGATTTTCAGCCTCTGCTCGCAGACCCTCCGCTATTTGATGCCGGCGCCTCATCCGCCTCTCCCCCACGTGCCACGTCCCACTTTGGAGCATTGGCATCACCCTCCACCAGCCCTCCAGGCCCAAGCAGTCGCACTGTTTGGGGGACGACAGCAGTGGCCGCCTCGACCTCTCCAATTGTCGAGGCTCAACTTCCCAACGACGGGTGGCGACAGGGATGGGAAGACGAGCTCTTAGCTCAACAAGAATCTGAAGTACTGGCCCAGAGTGCTGTCGAGAACCATCAGCCTTCTGGTGCGGCCAgcagtggcggcggcggcggcgggaagaagaagaagaagaacaagatcacaTTGATGTCGACCACCAGCCACAGAGGGGCATGA
- a CDS encoding uncharacterized protein (ID:PFLUO_006602-T1.cds;~source:funannotate): protein MRSPPYMGYPPPMNGHMPPAYSPQQYPQHWYPPPVHMQMPPRPYQPPYGPMIVSSYPQQPMMAPNHIPPQPMPMQQRTSTPLQPSMSPSMAPPPLQPEMHEHPAAALPVPVQPPQAYPIPSPPPQWEPKVISNPRPPFSAPLPWLSVPELAFPARTPHRRRRARAMKSGVELPSKDGPHNVESEQYSDNRRLESVAQEHSEPETPTTSFLPSDTDSTQPTTPSSTAKSQTQTRSSKPAIPLAPPIPVVPNAPGTPRQAKDSSSNASETPKPTAAAVADAESEGISATESETNEASHAAPKSWADLVRAKASARPAAASGAAADSSVAMQKSESLANVLSSLGEEVTQYSDKIAFLEPRGLVNTGNMCYMNSVLQILVSCVPFYQFLDHIGRRAAHSFQSDLPLIDSMIMFMREFRVIDAATSEDQLRLRLKPNELEQYGEAFIPEFVYEMVRQLPRFRDMKRGHQQDVQEFLGFLLEEMHEECARAAKHTSAKTLENEHANGPAAADGSSGDVWLEVGHKQKAAVTQSSGAIATESPVTRIFGGKIRSEFKVPGNKTSVTLEPYQPLQLDIGSPDVHNIIDALKGLTKPESIQGDFNSSRGPNVTATKQMFIETLPPVLILHLKRFQYDSLTGATQKIYKKVGYPLDLEIPREVFPAHRRNAILSQGGLPKYRLMGVIYHHGKNASGGHYTVDVRRQDGREWIRLDDTVIRRVRSEDVAEAGGEEDPKILAAALEQHKDKTPSANIFDHIDQGDMDSADSEKGWSQVNGTSGGHTTKKSVNGATPSSGPSSGIRTPLGRYGARDNRVAYLLFYQRMA, encoded by the exons ATGCGCTCTCCGCCGTACATGGGGTATCCGCCGCCCATGAATGGTCATATGCCTCCCGCCTACTCGCCGCAGCAGTATCCCCAGCACTGGTATCCGCCTCCTGTTCATATGCAAATGCCTCCACGCCCTTACCAGCCACCCTATGGACCGATGATTGTGTCCTCATACCCTCAACAGCCAATGATGGCTCCGAATCATATTCCGCCTCAACCGATGCCGATGCAACAAAGGACCTCGACTCCGCTGCAGCCGAGCATGTCCCCGTCAATGGCACCGCCGCCCCTGCAACCTGAGATGCACGAacaccctgctgctgctttgCCGGTCCCGGTCCAGCCTCCTCAAGCGTATCccattccttctccgccgcCACAATGGGAGCCCAAAGTCATTTCAAACCCGAGACCCCCATTTTCTGCACCG CTCCCTTGGCTCTCTGTCCCAGAGCTTGCTTTCCCAGCTAGAACTCCACACCGACGTCGAAGAGCTCGTGCTATGAAATCGGGTGTTGAGCTTCCATCCAAAGACGGGCCCCACAACGTTGAAAGCGAGCAATACAGTGATAACAGGCGCCTGGAATCGGTGGCTCAGGAACATTCCGAACCGGAGACGCCAACTACCTCGTTTCTTCCCTCGGACACGGATTCGACGCAACCTACGACACCCTCTTCCACGGCCAAATCCCAAACTCAAACACGCAGCTCCAAACCTGCTATTCCATTGGCCCCGCCCATTCCCGTTGTGCCGAATGCCCCTGGCACCCCAAGACAAGCGAAGGATAGCTCCAGTAACGCCTCGGAAACACCCAAGCCCACTGCAGCAGCTGTCGCCGATGCCGAATCCGAGGGAATTTCTGCTACTGAATCCGAGACAAACGAAGCCTCTCACGCCGCACCCAAATCGTGGGCGGACTTGGTTCGTGCAAAGGCTAGCGCGCGGccagccgccgcctccgGTGCTGCAGCAGACTCTTCTGTCGCCATGCAGAAGAGTGAATCTCTCGCCAATGTCCTGAGCAGCCTCGGTGAGGAAGTCACCCAATACAGCGATAAGATTGCTTTTCTTGAGCCCCGAGGTTTGGTTAACACCGGCAATATGTGTTACATGAACTCT GTGTTGCAAATACTGGTTTCATGCGTGCCATTCTATCAGTTCCTTGACCATATCGGCCGACGAGCCGCACACAGCTTCCAGAGTGATCTTCCTCTGATCGATTCCATGATCATGTTCATGAGAGAATTCCGTGTCATCGACGCGGCGACCTCCGAAGATCAGCTGCGGCTCAGACTCAAACCCAATGAGCTAGAGCAGTACGGCGAAGCTTTCATTCCTGAATTTGTATATGAAATGGTTCGGCAGCTGCCACGCTTCCGGGATATGAAGCGTGGCCACCAACAAGACGTCCAGGAGTTCTTGGGCTTCCTTTTAGAAGAGATGCACGAAGAATGCGCTCGAGCTGCCAAGCATACATCGGCGAAGACTCTTGAAAACGAGCATGCCAATGGTCCTGCTGCCGCTGACGGATCATCAGGTGATGTATGGTTGGAAGTTGGTCACAAGCAGAAGGCTGCCGTGACACAATCATCTGGTGCAATCGCCACGGAATCACCGGTGACCAGAATCTTTGGCGGCAAGATCAGGTCAGAATTCAAGGTGCCGGGCAACAAGACTTCGGTTACTCTAGAGCCTTACCAGCCTCTGCAGCTCGACATTGGGTCGCCTGATGTACACAATATCATTGATGCGCTTAAGGGGCTTACCAAGCCGGAAAGCATTCAGGGCGATTTCAACTCCTCCCGCGGCCCCAACGTCACGGCGACCAAGCAGATGTTCATTGAGACTTTGCCCCCTGTCCTCATCCTTCACCTCAAGCGCTTCCAATATGACAGTCTGACTGGAGCAACCCAAAAGATCTACAAGAAAGTTGGTTACCCACTGGATTTGGAGATCCCACGGGAGGTCTTCCCTGCTCATCGGCGCAACGCCATCCTATCTCAAGGAGGGCTTCCAAAGTATCGCCTTATGGGGGTGATCTACCACCACGGCAAGAACGCCAGCGGTGGCCACTACACAGTTGATGTTCGACGTCAAGATGGCCGCGAATGGATTCGCCTGGATGACACCGTCATTCGCCGTGTCCGAAGTGAAGATGTAGCGGAAGctggcggcgaggaagatcccAAGATCCTTGCAGCGGCTCTCGAGCAACACAAGGACAAGACCCCTAGCGCCAACATCTTCGATCACATTGACCAGGGTGACATGGATTCGGCTGATAGTGAGAAGGGCTGGAGCCAGGTCAATGGCACTAGCGGTGGACATACAACCAAGAAGTCCGTTAACGGTGCCACTCCCTCTTCCGGACCTTCGTCCGGCATCCGAACCCCTCTCGGCAGATACGGTGCTCGTGATAACCGCGTCGCATACTTACTGTTCTACCAGCGAATGGCTTGA
- a CDS encoding uncharacterized protein (ID:PFLUO_006603-T1.cds;~source:funannotate): MDIPLSVRGLTPLTGEVIPIRTVQETRPPEEFADAYVAEVNLKAASKVVKALDSAFPKDPSLTLSHLRRFVKRERLPAPVRAAIEDGQSPTTAQTIFVLIAPPLPDVDKLQTLLAPFAPIPTTTSTPPTPSSTTDTPPETPAIDTSSPPQIPLHTIKVSLQPPFNSHQAETWTETLWPVIFNPAAPRSTVAPPPSILNRAREKVAREAEQSGLGRGVGAVIVDPASREDGEDRSDQWVQAVISVAGDARYSRPEGGQPSQAELHRGKIPNPVSGSYNADLEGGPELHALMRAIDLVAHRRREEGHRAQPPLTDIIASAGGGAKLRPLESFFLYRLDSSATPAPLSQSPSSSPKKRKHEEPNPESSSAAAVPDLKTVISPSSSQSQTAPPLPAPPPSTIAIHDPTLHPTDAHCSSSILPSANPTTTNPRIRAPSQGGYLCTDLDVYISHEPCICCSMGMLLSRFRAVIFPRKGRMASGGLASEPAVVPAPVDDGQEQSTEERVYYGLHWRKELNWRALGFEFVEEGEGAADASEEKTDIVFHA, from the exons ATGGACATCCCACTGTCCGTCCGGGGACTAACTCCCCTGACTGGAGAGGTGATTCCCATTCGCACTGTCCAGGAGACACGACCGCCTGAAGAATTCG CCGACGCCTATGTCGCCGAAGTCAACCTCAAAGCTGCCTCCAAGGTAGTCAA GGCTCTGGATTCTGCATTCCCCAAGGACCCCTCCCTTACTCTCTCCCACCTGCGTCGCTTCGTCAAACGAGAACGACTGCCAGCACCCGTCAGGGCCGCAATTGAAGATGGGCAGTCGCCAACCACAGCGCAGACAATCTTCGTGCTGATCGCGCCCCCGTTGCCCGATGTCGATAAACTACAGACCCTCCTTGCACCGTTTGCGCCGATCCCAACGACTACTTCTACACCACCGACACCCAGCTCGACCACAGACACGCCGCCAGAAACACCAGCAATTGACACATCATCACCGCCTCAAATCCCCTTGCATACCATCAAAGTCTCCCTCCAACCTCCCTTCAACTCCCACCAAGCCGAAACATGGACCGAGACCCTCTGGCCGGTCATCTTCAACCCCGCCGCTCCACGTTCGACTGTCGCGCCGCCTCCGTCGATCCTCAATCGCGCGCGAGA AAAGGTCGCCAGGGAAGCAGAGCAGTCGGGTCTAGGCCGTGGCGTCGGTGCCGTGATAGTCGACCCCGCCAGTCgtgaggatggcgaagaccgTTCTGATCAGTGGGTTCAGGCTGTGATCTCTGTTGCAGGTGATGCGCGATACTCGCGCCCTGAGGGCGGCCAGCCGTCCCAGGCTGAGCTGCATCGAGGCAAGATACCCAACCCGGTCAGCGGGTCGTACAACGCCGATCTGGAGGGCGGACCTGAACTGCATGCTCTGATGAGAGCGATCGATTTGGTGGCTCATCGGCGCCGAGAGGAGGGACATCGCGCGCAACCTCCACTGACAGATATTATCGCctctgctggaggaggtgcaaAACTTCGTCCGCTtgagtctttctttctctatcGTCTTGATTCTTCTGCGACTCCGGCACCTCTGAGCCAatccccctcctcctcaccaaAGAAGCGAAAACACGAAGAACCGAATCCAGAATCcagctctgctgctgctgtcccTGACCTGAAAACCGTTATCTCGCCCTCGTCATCTCAATCCCAAACTGCACCACCccttccagctcctccaccctCTACCATCGCCATACACGACCCTACCCTCCACCCCACTGATGCTCACTGCTCCTCTTCTATTTTGCCTTCCGCAAATCCAACTACTACTAACCCCCGAATCCGCGCTCCGTCCCAAGGCGGATACCTCTGCACAGATCTGGACGTCTACATCTCCCACGAAccctgcatctgctgctccatGGGGATGCTCCTTTCCCGCTTCCGAGCCGTGATTTTCCCGCGCAAGGGCCGTATGGCAAGTGGCGGTCTTGCCTCGGAGCCTGCCgttgttcctgctcctgtTGATGACGGCCAGGAACAGAGCACGGAAGAAAGGGTGTATTACGGTCTGCACTGGCGGAAGGAGTTGAACTGGCGGGCTTTGGGATTTGAGTTTgttgaagagggagagggtgctgctgatgcgtcggaagaaaagacggaTATTGTCTTCCATGCTTGA
- a CDS encoding uncharacterized protein (ID:PFLUO_006604-T1.cds;~source:funannotate), which translates to MLASSPSPSSAALRSSFSASPSAHPHHYEPATGSAPQFSSPRSSRQAIEELRSALNKHTVDPSSPEFSGELHRKRSAPSSTLVQNNPSALATTTASSHSDPSAAPSAANNTTPPIIKAASPANPPPASSVAPSMPAPSSSGSNKRNSQTDHHPPDATPAGQSAGSELESPQSKRLRASKPDVKILPAQYEDADTKDMVVLISSMLLELIQFNDQIPLHQGRLTRFHSRSPPRISVQDYLQRLTTHATLSPPILLSMVFYIDRLCALYPAFTVSSLTIHRFLIASATVASKGLSDSFWTNKTYARVGGIGMTELAMLELEFLFRVQWRIVPEPEVLVDYYRSLVERCDSFEIERPDGNGDASSSAATPDVPPT; encoded by the coding sequence ATGCTAGcgtcctctccctcgccctCTTCGGCCGCCCTGCGGTCTTCTTTTTCGGCCTCTCCCTCGGCGCATCCACACCATTATGAGCCGGCCACCGGTTCCGCTCCACAATTTAGCAGTCCCCGTTCGTCACGCCAGGCCATTGAGGAGCTTCGGTCGGCTCTAAACAAGCATACCGTCGATCCTTCATCCCCTGAATTCTCCGGGGAACTTCATCGCAAGCGTTCTGCACCCTCCTCAACGCTGGTCCAGAATAATCCATCCGCCTtagccaccaccacggcctcGTCACACTCGGATCCTTCTGCCGCACCTTCCGCTGCTAATAATACCACCCCTCCTATCATCAAGGCTGCGTCGCCTGCGAATCCTCCACCGGCGTCGTCCGTGGCCCCCTCGATGCCCGCccccagcagctcgggctCCAACAAGCGCAATAGCCAGACCGACCATCACCCGCCGGATGCCACGCCGGCGGGCCAATCCGCGGGGTCGGAATTGGAGAGCCCGCAATCCAAACGATTGCGGGCTTCCAAGCCGGATGTGAAAATTCTGCCTGCGCAATATGAAGACGCCGATACCAAAGATATGGTGGTGCTAATCTCCAgcatgctgctggagctgatTCAATTCAATGATCAGATCCCATTACACCAGGGGCGCCTGACGCGCTTCCATTCGCGATCACCGCCCCGAATATCAGTGCAGGATTACCTGCAGCGATTGACGACCCACGCCACCCTCTCACCACCGATTCTGCTCAGCATGGTCTTCTATATTGACCGACTCTGTGCTCTGTACCCTGCCTTTACCGTTTCCAGCCTGACTATCCACCGCTTCCTCATAGCCAGCGCCACGGTCGCCAGCAAGGGGCTGAGCGACAGCTTTTGGACCAACAAAACATATGCCCGGGTAGGCGGTATTGGTATGACGGAATTGGCAATGCTGGAACTGGAATTTCTCTTCCGAGTACAGTGGCGGATTGTGCCTGAGCCCGAGGTTCTGGTAGACTATTACCGGAGTCTGGTGGAGCGGTGCGACAGCTTTGAGATCGAGCGGCCCGACGGAAATGGGGATGCCAGTTCCTCAGCAGCCACGCCCGATGTTCCTCCAACATGA